The Immundisolibacter sp. genome includes a region encoding these proteins:
- the phaZ gene encoding polyhydroxyalkanoate depolymerase, translated as MLYHMREIAHAGLAPARAAADLTSRMLRHPDNPWRDTAAARWLSASCELFDNVTRRYDKPEWGLPSTLIDGVQVPVTLEAVQREPFCDLLHFRRGALRDDPRLLVVAPMSGHYATLLRDTVRALLPNHDVYITDWLDAAMVPLVDGGFDLDDYIDYVIGFLHTLGPDTHVLAVCQPAVPVLAAVSLMAARKDPLAPPSMTLIGGPIDTRVSPTVPNDLAMNHPLEWFESNLLATVPATFPGFGRRVYPGFMQLSGFISMNIQRHVDAHQDFFNYLVQGDGDSAQQHRDFYREYLAVMDTSAEFYLQTISTVFQEHALPRGVMHHRGERVDPAAIEHTALLTIEGGKDDISGPGQTEAAQGLCCNLPAARKLHYVQPEVGHYGTFSGRRWRELIVPVIGEFIRASAGERTSAKAPVTRGRKKLPSPP; from the coding sequence ATGCTCTACCACATGCGGGAAATTGCCCACGCCGGTCTGGCCCCGGCCCGCGCGGCGGCGGACCTGACCAGCCGGATGCTGCGCCATCCGGACAATCCGTGGCGGGACACGGCCGCCGCGCGCTGGCTGTCGGCCAGCTGCGAGCTGTTCGACAACGTCACGCGCCGCTACGACAAGCCTGAATGGGGCCTGCCCAGCACGTTGATCGACGGCGTCCAGGTGCCGGTTACCCTTGAGGCTGTGCAGCGCGAGCCGTTCTGCGACCTGCTGCATTTTCGGCGCGGCGCGCTGCGCGACGACCCCCGCCTGCTGGTGGTGGCGCCGATGTCCGGCCACTACGCGACCCTGCTGCGCGACACCGTGCGCGCCCTGCTGCCGAATCACGACGTCTACATCACCGACTGGCTGGACGCGGCCATGGTGCCGCTGGTGGACGGCGGCTTCGACCTGGACGACTACATCGACTACGTGATCGGCTTTCTGCACACGCTGGGGCCGGACACGCACGTGCTGGCCGTATGCCAGCCGGCGGTGCCGGTGCTGGCGGCGGTGTCATTGATGGCCGCCCGCAAGGATCCGCTGGCGCCGCCCAGCATGACCCTGATCGGCGGGCCCATAGACACCCGCGTCAGCCCGACGGTACCCAACGACCTGGCGATGAATCACCCACTGGAGTGGTTCGAGAGCAATCTGCTGGCCACGGTGCCGGCGACCTTCCCGGGCTTTGGGCGACGGGTCTATCCGGGTTTCATGCAGCTGTCCGGTTTCATCAGCATGAACATCCAGCGTCACGTCGACGCGCACCAGGATTTCTTCAACTACCTGGTGCAGGGTGACGGCGACAGCGCGCAGCAGCACCGGGATTTCTATCGCGAGTACCTGGCCGTGATGGACACGTCCGCGGAGTTCTACCTGCAAACCATCAGTACGGTGTTCCAGGAACATGCCCTGCCGCGGGGCGTGATGCACCACCGCGGTGAACGGGTCGATCCGGCAGCCATCGAACACACGGCGCTGCTGACCATCGAGGGCGGGAAGGACGACATTTCCGGGCCAGGCCAGACCGAAGCGGCGCAAGGCCTGTGCTGCAACCTGCCGGCGGCACGGAAACTGCATTACGTCCAACCGGAAGTCGGCCATTACGGCACCTTCAGCGGCCGCCGCTGGCGCGAGTTGATCGTGCCGGTCATTGGCGAGTTCATACGCGCCAGCGCCGGGGAGCGGACGTCGGCAAAGGCCCCGGTGACCCGCGGCAGGAAAAAGCTCCCATCACCGCCGTAA
- a CDS encoding 3-oxoacyl-ACP reductase family protein, which produces MSQARQVAIVSGSSRGIGRAIALELARRGMAVVVNYRSAEAEAKAVAGEVRALGVDCLCLQADVADPDQARGLIGEVQAQWGRIDVLVNNAGITRDKTLRKLTDDDWLQVINTNLGSVYYCTSAVMPIMIEQSYGRIINISSYVGQAGNFGQANYGASKGGIIAFTKTAALELARYGITVNAIAPGFTETEMLSKVPPDVQEKIRARIPMGRFGKAQEVAKVVAFIATEADYITGQQINVNGGVYM; this is translated from the coding sequence ATGTCCCAAGCCCGGCAGGTGGCCATTGTCAGCGGCTCGTCCCGCGGCATTGGCCGCGCCATCGCACTCGAACTGGCCCGCCGCGGCATGGCCGTGGTGGTCAACTACCGCAGCGCAGAAGCCGAAGCCAAGGCGGTGGCCGGCGAGGTGCGCGCCCTGGGTGTCGATTGCCTGTGTCTGCAGGCCGATGTCGCCGACCCGGACCAGGCACGCGGCCTGATCGGCGAGGTACAGGCGCAGTGGGGACGCATCGACGTGCTGGTAAACAACGCCGGCATCACGCGCGACAAGACCCTGCGCAAGCTCACCGATGACGACTGGCTGCAGGTCATCAACACCAATCTGGGCAGCGTGTACTACTGCACCTCGGCCGTGATGCCGATCATGATCGAGCAGAGCTACGGGCGCATCATCAACATCAGCTCGTACGTCGGCCAGGCCGGCAATTTCGGCCAGGCCAATTACGGCGCCAGCAAGGGCGGCATCATCGCCTTCACCAAGACCGCGGCGCTGGAACTGGCCCGCTACGGCATCACCGTGAACGCCATCGCGCCCGGCTTCACGGAGACCGAAATGCTGTCCAAGGTGCCGCCGGACGTGCAGGAAAAGATTCGCGCCCGCATTCCGATGGGACGCTTCGGCAAGGCGCAGGAGGTGGCCAAGGTGGTCGCCTTCATCGCCACCGAGGCCGACTACATCACCGGCCAGCAGATCAACGTCAACGGCGGCGTGTACATGTAG
- a CDS encoding alpha/beta fold hydrolase, translating into MMFPDLDTDAVRAQRERIDAMLAAPAEPVVWADRSAERLSVEGKASLRYYPPLREPAARPLLLVYSLVNSPQVLDLARGSSIVECLQGLGHPLYLLDWGRPDASDAGLSLADYVCGYLHGAVQVVQRHAAAGTVDLLGICQGGTLALCLASLEPRALHRLVTLVTPVDFHTPGDVLAHLARVLDLPALLAPDGNLPGAVLAAVFALLRPLRGAGAVRAPWLDGAVDAPRRERLRRLLAWQGDYPDQAGRAWLEFVTGCYRDNALVRGALVLDGRTVDLSRLRLPILNVHARADHLVPPAASQALRRAMGGRNYRELAVDGGHVGVFAGSHGLAIVPPAVSRFLRASPKRKPR; encoded by the coding sequence ATGATGTTTCCCGATCTGGACACCGACGCCGTGCGGGCGCAGCGGGAACGGATCGATGCCATGCTCGCCGCGCCGGCCGAGCCGGTGGTCTGGGCCGACCGCAGCGCCGAGCGCCTGTCCGTGGAAGGCAAGGCAAGCCTGCGCTACTACCCGCCACTTCGTGAGCCGGCAGCTCGCCCGTTGCTGTTGGTCTACTCGCTCGTCAACAGCCCGCAGGTGCTGGATCTGGCCCGCGGCAGCTCGATTGTCGAGTGCCTGCAGGGCCTCGGCCATCCGCTGTATCTGCTCGACTGGGGTCGCCCCGATGCCAGCGATGCCGGGCTGTCGCTGGCCGACTACGTATGCGGGTATCTGCACGGCGCGGTGCAGGTGGTGCAGCGTCACGCCGCTGCCGGCACGGTGGATCTGCTGGGTATCTGCCAGGGCGGTACGCTCGCCCTGTGCCTGGCCAGCCTGGAACCGCGCGCCCTGCATCGTCTGGTGACGCTGGTGACGCCGGTGGACTTTCACACGCCCGGCGACGTGCTGGCGCATCTGGCCAGAGTGCTCGACCTGCCCGCTCTACTGGCGCCCGATGGCAACCTGCCCGGCGCCGTGCTCGCCGCCGTGTTTGCCCTGCTGCGTCCGCTGCGGGGCGCCGGGGCAGTGCGCGCGCCCTGGCTGGACGGCGCCGTCGATGCGCCGAGGCGCGAACGCCTGCGCAGGCTGCTGGCATGGCAGGGGGATTATCCGGATCAGGCCGGACGAGCCTGGCTTGAGTTCGTGACCGGCTGCTATCGGGACAATGCTCTGGTGCGCGGCGCACTGGTCCTGGATGGCCGGACGGTCGATCTGTCGCGTTTGCGCCTGCCGATCCTGAATGTCCATGCGCGGGCCGATCACCTGGTTCCGCCGGCCGCATCGCAGGCCCTGCGGCGTGCCATGGGCGGCCGGAATTACCGGGAGTTGGCCGTCGACGGCGGGCATGTGGGCGTTTTCGCCGGGAGTCACGGTCTGGCCATCGTCCCGCCGGCCGTCAGCCGCTTTCTGCGCGCCAGTCCAAAAAGAAAGCCCCGCTGA
- a CDS encoding phasin family protein, protein MYNVMDSMKDQMKPLADLTAVGTQAFEKLLKKHVDLAGDCFESGLAQARQYSSPTDLPALMGAQGAFMADMGKKMFDLAKFDMEVIAEANQALAGMLESSMKSMTTMPAWMSTKPA, encoded by the coding sequence ATGTACAACGTCATGGACAGCATGAAAGACCAGATGAAACCCCTTGCGGACCTGACCGCGGTCGGCACCCAGGCGTTTGAGAAACTGCTCAAGAAACACGTCGATCTGGCCGGTGACTGCTTCGAATCCGGCCTGGCGCAAGCCCGCCAGTACAGCTCGCCGACGGACTTGCCGGCCCTGATGGGCGCGCAGGGGGCCTTCATGGCCGACATGGGCAAGAAAATGTTCGATCTGGCCAAGTTCGACATGGAAGTGATCGCCGAGGCCAACCAGGCGCTGGCCGGCATGCTCGAAAGCAGCATGAAGTCGATGACCACCATGCCGGCCTGGATGAGCACCAAGCCCGCCTGA
- the phaR gene encoding polyhydroxyalkanoate synthesis repressor PhaR produces the protein MRILKKYPNRRLYDTVQSCFVALEDVKRLVLSGEPFEVHDSKTGEVITRSVLLQIIAEQEADSGSSLLTDEVLRQLIRFYGDSLHGLLREYLERSMAMFMEQQGAFHEQLRTMLSGHPLNMMSRLAEQNLDIWSRLANSMRGDAAGEGNPAKK, from the coding sequence GTGCGGATTCTGAAGAAATATCCCAATCGCCGCCTGTACGACACCGTCCAGAGCTGCTTTGTGGCCCTCGAAGACGTCAAGCGCCTGGTGCTGTCCGGGGAGCCGTTCGAGGTCCACGACTCCAAGACCGGCGAAGTCATCACCCGCAGCGTGCTGCTGCAGATCATCGCCGAGCAGGAAGCCGACAGCGGCAGCTCACTGCTCACCGACGAGGTGCTGCGCCAGCTGATCCGCTTTTACGGCGACAGCCTGCATGGCCTGCTGCGGGAGTATCTGGAGCGCAGCATGGCCATGTTCATGGAACAGCAGGGCGCCTTTCATGAGCAGTTGCGCACCATGCTCAGCGGCCACCCGCTGAACATGATGTCGCGCCTCGCCGAACAGAATCTGGATATCTGGAGCCGCCTGGCGAACTCCATGCGCGGCGATGCGGCGGGCGAGGGAAACCCGGCCAAGAAGTGA
- a CDS encoding S41 family peptidase: protein MSKLFKASALIAVGFFCALLVLRDGAHAERSDAAPAGATMDLPVQELRLFSEVLGIIRQNYVEPVSDADLLKSAIRGMLAGLDPHSAYLEQEEFQELKEGTSGEFGGLGIEVGMEDGFVKVVSPIDDTPAQKAGILAGDLIIRLDDTAVKGLSLNEAVKLMRGAPGTDITLTIVREGQERPLQIKLTRAVIKVNSVRSRSLEPGYGYLRVSQFQVNTGRKLRDAVTELKEKNGGALKGLVLDLRNNPGGVLTAAVSVSDAFISDGLIVYTEGRGPEAAQKFSATSGDILEGVPIVVLVNAGSASASEIVAGALQDNGRAIIMGEKTFGKGSVQTILPISESAALKLTTARYFTPKGRSIQAEGIEPDVPLERVQLTALEQPFQPLGERDLARHLDNPNGKAKPATSAAPKAAPDQPATDTKEVSLAKADFGVHEALNLLRALNIVQSRAK, encoded by the coding sequence ATGTCCAAGCTGTTCAAGGCGTCGGCCCTGATTGCCGTCGGATTTTTCTGCGCGTTGCTGGTACTGCGTGACGGTGCCCATGCCGAGCGCAGCGATGCTGCCCCGGCCGGCGCCACCATGGATCTGCCGGTGCAGGAACTGCGCCTGTTCAGCGAGGTGCTGGGCATCATTCGCCAGAATTACGTCGAGCCGGTCAGCGACGCCGACCTGCTCAAGAGCGCCATCCGCGGCATGTTGGCCGGCCTCGATCCGCACTCGGCCTACCTGGAGCAGGAAGAATTCCAGGAGCTGAAGGAAGGCACCTCCGGTGAGTTCGGCGGCCTCGGCATCGAGGTCGGTATGGAAGACGGCTTCGTGAAGGTGGTGTCGCCGATCGACGATACGCCCGCCCAGAAAGCCGGCATTCTGGCAGGCGATCTGATCATCCGGCTCGATGACACGGCCGTGAAGGGTCTGTCGCTGAACGAGGCGGTCAAGCTGATGCGCGGCGCGCCGGGGACCGACATCACCCTGACCATCGTGCGCGAGGGCCAGGAGCGGCCGCTGCAGATCAAGCTCACGCGGGCGGTGATCAAGGTCAACAGCGTGCGCAGTCGTTCGCTGGAGCCCGGTTATGGCTATCTGCGCGTGTCCCAGTTCCAGGTCAATACCGGGCGCAAGCTGCGCGACGCGGTGACGGAGCTGAAGGAGAAGAACGGCGGCGCGCTGAAAGGACTCGTGCTGGACCTGCGCAACAACCCGGGCGGCGTGCTGACGGCGGCGGTGTCGGTGTCGGATGCCTTCATCAGTGACGGACTGATCGTCTACACCGAAGGCCGCGGACCGGAAGCGGCCCAGAAGTTTTCCGCCACTTCGGGCGACATTCTCGAAGGTGTGCCCATCGTGGTGCTGGTCAACGCCGGTTCGGCGTCGGCCTCGGAAATCGTCGCCGGTGCCCTGCAGGACAACGGCCGGGCCATCATCATGGGCGAGAAAACCTTCGGCAAGGGATCGGTGCAGACCATCCTGCCGATCAGCGAGAGCGCGGCCCTGAAGCTGACCACGGCTCGTTATTTCACGCCCAAGGGGCGCTCCATCCAGGCCGAAGGCATCGAGCCGGACGTGCCGCTGGAGCGGGTGCAGCTGACCGCGCTCGAGCAGCCTTTCCAGCCACTCGGTGAGCGCGACCTGGCGCGGCACCTGGACAACCCCAACGGCAAGGCCAAGCCGGCCACGAGCGCCGCGCCCAAGGCGGCGCCTGACCAGCCGGCGACTGACACGAAGGAGGTGAGCCTGGCCAAGGCTGACTTCGGCGTGCACGAGGCGCTGAACCTGCTGCGGGCGCTCAACATCGTGCAATCGCGGGCCAAGTAG